A region of Trueperaceae bacterium DNA encodes the following proteins:
- a CDS encoding ABC transporter permease, translating into MPSFLIKRLAQAVLVIWLVSLITFTVVNLAPGGPSILANMSFSEVERERIAADFGLDAPLHLRYLAWISSALRLDFGSSYQYSMPVGELIADRLPNTLLLGGAALLISVLVGIPLGVLSATRRYSVLDYLATTFSFFGLSIPAFWLGILLIMLFGVTLNWLPTGGLSASRGFDLLDRLTHLVLPASVLATVTLPNIVRYTRSSMLQVLGQDYVRTARAKGLVDRVVLYKHTLRNALFPVVTVIGLLVPQLLSGSVITEQVFAWPGMGRLAVQSALARDFPLVMGLSLVASILVVMTNLIVDMFYALLDPRVKLE; encoded by the coding sequence ATGCCGTCCTTCCTGATCAAACGGCTGGCCCAGGCGGTGCTGGTGATCTGGCTGGTGAGTCTCATCACCTTCACGGTGGTGAATCTGGCGCCCGGCGGCCCCTCGATCCTCGCCAACATGTCGTTCAGCGAGGTCGAACGGGAGCGGATCGCCGCCGATTTCGGGCTCGACGCTCCCCTGCATCTGCGCTACCTGGCCTGGATCTCCTCAGCGCTCCGGCTCGACTTCGGAAGCTCCTACCAGTACAGCATGCCGGTCGGCGAACTCATCGCCGACCGGCTCCCCAACACACTGCTGCTCGGCGGTGCGGCGTTGCTGATCTCGGTCCTGGTAGGCATCCCGCTGGGGGTGCTGTCGGCCACCCGCCGTTACAGTGTGCTCGACTACCTGGCAACGACCTTCAGCTTCTTCGGGCTCTCGATACCCGCCTTCTGGCTTGGCATCCTCCTGATCATGCTCTTCGGCGTCACCCTCAACTGGTTGCCCACCGGCGGGCTCAGCGCGAGCCGCGGATTCGACCTGCTCGACCGTCTCACCCATCTGGTTCTGCCAGCTTCGGTGCTGGCGACGGTCACTTTGCCGAATATCGTGCGCTACACCCGCTCGAGCATGCTCCAGGTGCTGGGTCAGGATTACGTACGAACCGCCCGCGCCAAAGGGCTGGTCGACCGGGTCGTCCTTTACAAGCACACACTTCGCAACGCCCTCTTCCCGGTCGTCACGGTCATCGGACTACTGGTGCCGCAACTTCTGAGCGGTTCGGTGATTACGGAGCAGGTGTTCGCCTGGCCCGGCATGGGCAGGCTGGCCGTGCAGTCGGCGTTGGCGCGGGACTTCCCGCTGGTGATGGGGCTCAGCCTCGTCGCGTCCATCCTGGTGGTAATGACCAATCTCATCGTCGACATGTTCTACGCCCTGCTCGACCCAAGGGTGAAGCTCGAATGA